One segment of Amycolatopsis alba DSM 44262 DNA contains the following:
- a CDS encoding helix-turn-helix transcriptional regulator yields MSEVVYNRIAMLRAERGISRRELADALGVHYQTIGYLERGEYSPSLYLALRIAGFFEVAVEIIFSTAPFPRIGDSSERSA; encoded by the coding sequence ATGAGCGAGGTCGTTTACAACCGGATCGCGATGCTACGGGCGGAACGCGGCATCTCCCGCCGCGAGCTCGCCGATGCGCTGGGCGTGCACTACCAGACCATCGGCTACCTCGAACGCGGCGAGTACAGCCCGAGCCTCTACCTCGCCTTGCGGATCGCGGGATTCTTCGAGGTGGCGGTGGAGATCATCTTCTCCACCGCGCCTTTCCCGCGGATCGGTGACTCTTCGGAAAGATCAGCGTGA
- a CDS encoding ABC transporter permease has product MNPIQHSVRLGVRRGWLETRQNLTNAEDLFNIFLFPALFVIAMFFMRNAKLPGTEFSLGAATVPSVLGASIVFSGMLGMAGVLAVEREDGTLLRAKATPNGMFGYLVGKVVTVSAGTVIGILLVLIPSLFLFDGIAPGGLTSWLGLLWVLALGLLATLPIGAIFGSLTANARSIGLIMLPTTGLGAISGIFYPITALPEWLQYIGQVFPMYWLGLGMRSALLPDSTVLVEIGHSWRTWETLGVLAAWAVIGLTLAPVVLRRMARRESGSSVAARREKAMQRIG; this is encoded by the coding sequence ATGAACCCGATTCAGCACAGTGTCCGGCTGGGCGTGCGGCGAGGCTGGCTCGAGACACGCCAGAACCTGACCAACGCCGAAGACCTGTTCAACATCTTCCTCTTCCCGGCGCTCTTCGTGATCGCCATGTTCTTCATGCGCAACGCGAAACTGCCGGGAACGGAGTTCTCGCTCGGCGCCGCGACCGTGCCGAGCGTGCTGGGCGCTTCGATCGTGTTCAGCGGCATGCTCGGGATGGCCGGGGTTCTCGCCGTCGAACGCGAGGACGGCACGCTGCTGCGCGCCAAAGCCACTCCGAACGGCATGTTCGGTTACCTCGTCGGGAAGGTCGTCACGGTCTCCGCCGGAACGGTCATCGGAATCCTGCTGGTCCTGATCCCGAGCCTGTTCCTGTTCGACGGCATCGCGCCCGGCGGGCTGACATCGTGGCTGGGCCTGCTGTGGGTGCTGGCGCTCGGCCTGCTCGCCACCTTGCCCATCGGCGCGATCTTCGGCTCGCTGACCGCGAACGCGCGCAGCATCGGGCTGATCATGCTGCCCACCACCGGCCTCGGCGCGATCTCCGGGATCTTCTACCCGATCACCGCGCTGCCGGAATGGCTGCAGTACATCGGACAGGTGTTCCCGATGTACTGGCTCGGCCTCGGCATGCGGTCGGCGCTGCTGCCGGATTCGACGGTGCTGGTCGAGATCGGGCATTCGTGGCGGACTTGGGAGACCCTGGGCGTACTGGCGGCGTGGGCCGTGATCGGATTGACGCTGGCCCCGGTCGTCCTGCGGCGGATGGCACGGCGCGAATCCGGGTCCTCGGTGGCGGCACGACGGGAAAAGGCGATGCAGCGAATTGGCTAG
- a CDS encoding ABC transporter ATP-binding protein, translated as MRDPHDVMISVQDLRMRYGTNDVLHGVDFTAHRGEVICLLGPNGAGKTTTIEILEGFRMRSEGEVSVLGVDPAHADENWRARLGVVLQAWRDHAKWRVRELLEHLGGYYAPYSTDGIKRPWDPDELIAAVGLTAHADKRVRMLSGGQRRRLDVAIGIVGRPELLFLDEPTAGLDPEARREFHELVHRLTDDDDTTILLTTHDLDEAEKLADRILILNHGRIVADGSADALSRQIAGEAEVRWTLDGQRFVHSTTESTKYVHELFKQHGDAIGDLEVRRASLEDTYMTLVRQAESPLAEVGAR; from the coding sequence ATGAGAGATCCACACGACGTGATGATCTCCGTCCAAGATCTCCGGATGCGGTACGGGACGAACGACGTACTCCACGGCGTGGACTTCACCGCGCACCGTGGCGAGGTGATCTGCCTGCTGGGACCGAACGGGGCGGGCAAGACCACGACGATCGAGATCCTCGAAGGCTTCCGGATGCGGTCCGAGGGCGAGGTCAGCGTGCTGGGCGTCGACCCGGCGCACGCGGACGAAAACTGGAGGGCGCGACTGGGGGTCGTGCTCCAGGCCTGGCGGGACCACGCGAAATGGCGGGTGCGGGAACTACTGGAGCATCTCGGCGGCTACTACGCGCCGTACTCCACGGACGGCATCAAGCGGCCGTGGGATCCGGACGAGCTGATCGCCGCGGTCGGGCTGACCGCGCACGCGGACAAGCGGGTCCGGATGCTCTCGGGCGGGCAACGGCGCCGTCTCGACGTCGCGATCGGCATCGTCGGCCGCCCGGAACTGCTGTTCCTCGACGAGCCGACCGCCGGACTGGACCCGGAGGCGCGGCGCGAGTTCCACGAACTCGTGCACCGGCTGACCGATGACGACGACACGACGATCCTGCTCACCACGCACGACCTCGACGAGGCCGAGAAGCTGGCCGACCGGATCCTGATCCTGAACCACGGCCGGATCGTGGCCGACGGTTCGGCCGACGCGCTGAGCAGGCAGATCGCCGGCGAGGCCGAGGTTCGCTGGACGCTGGACGGCCAGCGGTTCGTCCACTCGACGACGGAATCGACGAAGTACGTACACGAACTGTTCAAGCAGCACGGGGACGCCATCGGCGACCTGGAGGTCCGGCGGGCGTCGCTCGAAGACACCTACATGACCCTGGTGCGCCAGGCGGAATCCCCGCTCGCGGAGGTGGGTGCGCGATGA
- a CDS encoding precorrin-8X methylmutase, which produces MIDYIRDGAEIYRHSFATIREEADLAILPDDVAVLAVRMIHACGMVDLVDDLRYSLDVVESGRAALEAGAPILCDANMIASGVTRKRLPSANEVLCTLSDPKVPGLAERMGTTRSAAALELWRDKLPGSVVAIGNAPTALFRLLELLDEGVGAPAAIIGVPVGFVGAAESKVELAERAPAPYLVVHGRRGGSAMAVAAINAMASEVE; this is translated from the coding sequence GTGATCGACTACATCCGGGACGGGGCCGAGATCTACCGGCATTCGTTCGCCACCATCCGCGAGGAGGCGGATCTCGCGATCCTCCCCGACGACGTCGCGGTGCTGGCCGTGCGGATGATCCACGCCTGCGGGATGGTCGACCTGGTCGACGACCTCCGCTACAGCCTCGACGTGGTGGAGTCCGGCCGCGCGGCGCTCGAAGCGGGCGCGCCGATCCTCTGCGACGCCAACATGATCGCCTCCGGCGTCACCCGCAAACGTTTGCCTTCCGCCAACGAGGTGCTGTGCACGCTGTCCGACCCGAAGGTGCCGGGGCTCGCGGAGCGGATGGGGACCACCCGCTCCGCGGCCGCGCTGGAACTCTGGCGCGACAAGCTGCCCGGTTCCGTGGTGGCGATCGGCAACGCTCCCACCGCGTTGTTCCGCCTGCTGGAGCTGCTCGACGAGGGGGTCGGCGCCCCGGCGGCGATCATCGGTGTCCCGGTGGGTTTCGTCGGCGCCGCCGAGTCCAAAGTGGAGCTCGCCGAGCGGGCACCCGCGCCGTACCTGGTGGTGCACGGACGCCGCGGCGGCAGCGCGATGGCCGTCGCCGCGATCAACGCGATGGCGAGTGAGGTCGAATGA
- a CDS encoding precorrin-2 C(20)-methyltransferase encodes MSGLGKLWGVGLGPGDPELMTVKAARLIGEADVVAYHSARHGRSIARSVAEPYLRDGQLEEKLVYPVTTETTDHPGGYEGAIADFYELSAKRLAEHLDAGRDVVVLCEGDPFFYGSYMYMHERLADRYEATVVPGVTSVSAASSVLGRPLVQRDEVLTILPGTLPAPELARRLADTQAAAVLKLGRTFGNVREALAEAGKLDDAFYIERATWQAQRVEPLADVDPESVPYFSLALLPSPAYASRLDGEPEVTRTPETHTGGEVVVVGLGPAGPGWLTPEATEELAAAEHVVGYGPYVARVPQRAGQQRHASGNRVEAERAVEALELAANGAKVAVVSSGDPGIFAMASAVLEQLAAGHGAGTRVRIVPGVTAAQAAASRVGAPLGHDYCVLSLSDRLKPWEIIERRLDAAGAADLVLALYNPASRTRTTQLAQARDVLLRHRAPETPVVVARDVGGPEEDIRVVTLGTLDPAEVDMRCLLIVGSSKTRAENGVVWTPRSYE; translated from the coding sequence ATGAGCGGGCTCGGGAAACTCTGGGGTGTCGGGCTCGGTCCCGGTGACCCGGAACTGATGACGGTCAAGGCCGCACGGCTGATCGGCGAGGCCGACGTCGTCGCCTATCACAGCGCGCGGCACGGCCGGAGCATCGCGCGTTCGGTCGCCGAGCCGTACCTGCGGGACGGCCAGCTCGAAGAAAAGCTGGTCTACCCGGTCACGACCGAGACCACGGATCACCCCGGCGGCTACGAAGGCGCCATCGCCGATTTCTACGAGCTGAGCGCGAAACGGCTCGCCGAGCACCTTGACGCCGGACGCGACGTGGTCGTGCTCTGCGAAGGCGACCCGTTCTTCTACGGCTCCTACATGTACATGCACGAACGGCTCGCCGACCGCTACGAGGCGACCGTGGTGCCCGGCGTGACGTCGGTCAGCGCGGCGTCGTCGGTGCTCGGCCGCCCGCTGGTGCAGCGCGACGAGGTCCTCACCATCCTGCCCGGCACCCTGCCCGCGCCGGAACTCGCGCGACGCCTCGCCGACACGCAGGCCGCGGCCGTGCTCAAACTCGGCCGCACGTTCGGCAACGTCCGCGAGGCGCTGGCCGAGGCCGGGAAGCTGGACGACGCCTTCTACATCGAACGCGCGACCTGGCAGGCGCAGCGTGTCGAGCCGCTGGCCGACGTCGACCCGGAGTCGGTGCCGTACTTCTCGCTGGCGCTGCTCCCCAGCCCGGCGTACGCGTCCCGGCTCGACGGCGAACCCGAGGTCACCCGGACGCCGGAAACGCACACCGGCGGCGAAGTCGTGGTCGTCGGCCTCGGTCCGGCGGGTCCTGGCTGGCTGACGCCCGAAGCGACCGAAGAGTTGGCCGCGGCGGAGCATGTCGTCGGCTACGGCCCGTACGTCGCGCGGGTTCCTCAGCGAGCGGGCCAGCAGCGGCACGCGTCGGGCAACCGCGTCGAGGCCGAACGTGCCGTCGAGGCGCTGGAGCTGGCCGCGAACGGCGCCAAGGTCGCGGTCGTGTCCTCGGGTGACCCCGGCATCTTCGCGATGGCGTCCGCGGTGCTGGAGCAGCTCGCCGCCGGGCACGGCGCGGGAACGCGGGTGCGGATCGTGCCGGGCGTGACCGCCGCGCAGGCGGCCGCGTCCAGGGTCGGCGCGCCACTGGGCCACGACTACTGCGTGCTCTCGCTGTCCGACCGGCTCAAGCCGTGGGAGATCATCGAACGACGGCTCGACGCGGCCGGCGCGGCGGATCTCGTGCTCGCGTTGTACAACCCGGCGTCCCGCACGCGGACCACGCAGCTCGCGCAGGCCCGCGACGTCCTGCTGCGGCACCGCGCGCCGGAGACGCCGGTGGTCGTCGCCCGCGACGTCGGCGGGCCCGAGGAGGACATCCGCGTCGTCACCCTCGGCACCCTGGATCCCGCGGAAGTGGACATGCGCTGCCTGCTGATCGTGGGTTCGTCCAAGACCCGCGCCGAGAACGGAGTGGTCTGGACGCCGCGCAGCTACGAGTGA
- a CDS encoding LuxR C-terminal-related transcriptional regulator codes for MPIRTPLVSVVFAGVPEPPESSELEVVAHTPDEREAVWHATALRPDVLVLSVHPPALDGLAVTREVASRVPGTAVLVLTPPGDGELVVAAMLAGARGVLSRTAGHDDLVRFIQGVAAGAVVFGERAADRLYGLLAESRPMRVFPRLTSREHEVLDLLAGGLVVAQVARQLGVAPKTVRNVVSSIHAKVGTDDREVLLGQARNAGLGRHS; via the coding sequence GTGCCGATTCGAACCCCTTTGGTGAGCGTGGTCTTCGCCGGTGTCCCCGAGCCGCCCGAGTCTTCTGAACTGGAGGTGGTCGCCCATACCCCCGACGAACGCGAGGCGGTCTGGCACGCCACCGCGCTGCGCCCGGACGTCCTGGTCCTGTCCGTTCACCCGCCCGCGCTCGACGGGCTCGCCGTGACGCGCGAAGTGGCTTCCCGCGTACCGGGAACCGCCGTGCTCGTGCTGACCCCGCCCGGTGACGGCGAACTCGTGGTCGCCGCGATGCTCGCGGGCGCCCGCGGCGTCCTGTCCCGGACCGCCGGCCACGACGACCTGGTCCGGTTCATCCAGGGGGTGGCGGCGGGCGCGGTCGTGTTCGGCGAGCGCGCCGCGGACCGGCTCTACGGTCTGCTGGCCGAGTCCCGGCCGATGCGGGTGTTCCCCAGGCTGACTTCACGCGAGCACGAGGTGCTCGACCTCCTGGCGGGCGGGCTCGTGGTCGCACAGGTGGCGCGACAGCTGGGGGTCGCCCCCAAGACCGTGCGCAACGTCGTGTCGTCGATCCACGCCAAGGTCGGCACGGACGACCGTGAAGTGCTGCTGGGCCAGGCCCGGAACGCCGGGCTCGGCCGTCACTCGTAG
- a CDS encoding WD40 repeat domain-containing protein: protein MPRRERPLGPGDEVVVRFAADLRLLREEAGGPTYRELSSRAGYSAAALSDAAGGRKLPGLAVTTAYVTACGGDVVAWEERWRAVAAGLAAAFGERDDTELPYLGLAAFQTADAARFFGRERLVAELTGKLGRRRLVGVFGASGSGKSSVLRAGLAAASERPVVLRTPGAHPLEEDLDVEGRLLIVDQFEEVYTLCRDQTERDKFVDALLASARDDHGTRVVLGVRADFYGHLCRHAGLVEALTDAQVMVGPMSADELRTAIVEPAVRAGCRVEAALVTTLVADATGQPAMLPLVSHALLETWRRRQGITLTSAAYEATGGILNAIAQTAEAVYTDLEPDRRAVVRQIFLRLTALGEGTEDTKRRLNRRELDDDSATTDVLERLADARLLVLDRDGVEIAHEALIRSWPRLRDWLAEDREGHRLHRQLAEATDLWESLDRDKGSLYRGTRLGLAAEWSAREPDALSTREQQFLKAGLDAEAEETAVGRKRTRRLRRLVVLLHVLLILAVVAVVYAVDAGNTATDQRNVALARKAVVDAKTLRESNPALSTQLSLAAYRLAPIQETHDGLLASMAAPFATRMTFDPGDVTVVLSGQLMITSDSYRATQVWSIADSRHPVLLATLPGSEEVRGPLAVSKDGRVLASVTREHAVRLWDLTEPRHPVRKVDVTGHREVLLSVDFSPDGRVLVTGSADHTVRLTDVGDPGAPKPLGVLPAEQLERAVFSPDGKLLAVTNTNWTAELWDVTTPAAPRKRSVLSGHQDLQLTPAWSPDGKRLITTSWDRTAKLWDVADPAAPRQLSTLTTPAVVWAAGFSPSGRLVVTAGDDQSVRLWDVTGPAKELPPLSGHTNAIWWTAFSPDGKTIVSTSADRTVRLQDVGELALASSAGWNAGLFTEQGRILVTAGDDVRLWAMDDLRAPRQLAKLPGPATVTALALSPDRKSLALAAHDGAGVAGTFVLQRWDISDPAAPKLTASTGVKPTYSLAFSPDGKTFASGLDDGPIQLWDVHDPSRFAEPRILPVGDGTVWSLAFTPDGRTLVGGQGLDSSAVTVWDVADPRKPGLVSTLRPDGGALFKMALSPDGRTVAAGSSDRNVYLWDITDRAHAARLAKLGGNPEGVGHLAFGPTGKELAASAFRTVRVWDLTDPRHPVESAQLTGFAATVNSLAYRDDGHTLAIGSSGVQLWQTDTDRVGEEICRLATPRITREEWERYFPGLDYAPPCA from the coding sequence GTGCCGAGACGCGAGCGCCCGCTGGGGCCGGGCGACGAGGTCGTCGTACGGTTCGCGGCGGATCTCCGCCTGCTCCGCGAAGAGGCCGGCGGGCCGACGTACCGGGAGCTTTCGTCCCGCGCGGGCTACTCGGCCGCCGCGCTGTCCGACGCGGCGGGCGGCCGGAAGCTGCCGGGACTCGCCGTCACGACCGCGTACGTCACCGCGTGCGGCGGCGACGTCGTGGCCTGGGAGGAACGCTGGCGCGCGGTCGCCGCCGGGCTCGCCGCGGCCTTCGGCGAACGCGACGACACCGAACTCCCGTACCTGGGACTGGCCGCGTTCCAGACCGCCGACGCCGCCCGGTTCTTCGGCCGCGAACGCCTGGTCGCCGAGCTGACCGGCAAGCTCGGCCGTCGACGGCTCGTCGGTGTCTTCGGCGCTTCCGGCTCGGGAAAGTCGTCCGTCCTGCGGGCCGGGCTCGCGGCGGCGAGCGAACGCCCCGTCGTCCTTCGCACGCCGGGCGCGCACCCGCTCGAAGAGGATCTCGACGTCGAGGGGCGGCTGCTGATCGTCGACCAGTTCGAGGAGGTCTACACCCTCTGCCGGGACCAGACCGAACGGGACAAGTTCGTCGACGCGCTGCTGGCGTCCGCCCGCGACGACCACGGGACCAGGGTCGTCCTCGGCGTCCGCGCGGACTTCTACGGTCACCTCTGCCGTCACGCGGGCCTGGTCGAGGCGCTCACCGACGCGCAGGTGATGGTCGGCCCGATGAGCGCCGACGAGCTCCGGACCGCGATCGTCGAACCCGCCGTCCGCGCGGGCTGCCGGGTCGAGGCGGCGCTGGTCACCACGCTCGTCGCGGACGCGACCGGCCAGCCCGCGATGCTCCCGCTCGTCTCGCACGCGCTGCTGGAGACCTGGCGGCGGCGCCAGGGGATCACGCTGACCAGCGCGGCGTACGAGGCGACCGGCGGGATCCTCAACGCGATCGCGCAGACCGCGGAGGCGGTCTACACGGATCTCGAACCGGACAGGCGCGCCGTCGTCCGGCAGATCTTTCTTCGGCTCACCGCGCTCGGCGAAGGCACCGAAGACACGAAGCGACGTCTCAACCGGCGTGAACTCGACGACGATTCGGCGACTACGGACGTCCTCGAACGCCTCGCCGACGCGCGCCTGCTGGTCCTCGACCGCGACGGCGTCGAGATCGCCCATGAAGCCCTGATCCGCAGCTGGCCCCGGCTGCGTGACTGGCTCGCGGAGGACCGCGAAGGGCACCGCCTGCACCGGCAGCTGGCCGAGGCGACCGACCTGTGGGAATCGCTGGACCGCGACAAGGGCAGCCTCTACCGCGGCACCCGGCTGGGTCTCGCGGCCGAATGGTCCGCCAGGGAACCGGACGCGCTGAGCACACGCGAACAGCAGTTCCTGAAGGCCGGGCTCGACGCCGAAGCCGAGGAAACCGCCGTCGGCCGCAAACGGACACGGAGGCTGCGAAGGCTTGTCGTGCTCCTCCACGTGCTGCTGATCCTGGCGGTCGTGGCCGTCGTGTACGCCGTCGACGCCGGGAACACCGCGACCGATCAGCGGAACGTGGCGCTCGCGCGCAAGGCCGTCGTCGACGCGAAGACGTTGCGGGAGTCGAACCCGGCGCTGTCGACACAGCTCAGCCTGGCCGCGTACCGGCTCGCGCCGATCCAGGAGACGCACGACGGCCTGCTCGCGTCCATGGCGGCGCCGTTCGCGACCCGGATGACCTTCGATCCCGGTGACGTGACCGTCGTCCTGAGCGGGCAGCTCATGATCACCTCCGACTCGTACCGGGCGACGCAGGTGTGGTCCATCGCCGATTCGCGGCATCCGGTGCTCCTCGCGACGCTGCCCGGTTCGGAGGAGGTCCGCGGCCCGCTCGCGGTCAGCAAGGACGGACGCGTGCTGGCGAGCGTCACCCGCGAGCACGCGGTCCGGCTCTGGGATCTGACCGAGCCGCGGCATCCGGTGCGGAAGGTGGACGTCACCGGGCACCGTGAGGTGCTGCTCTCCGTCGACTTCAGTCCCGACGGCCGCGTTCTCGTCACCGGCTCGGCGGATCACACCGTCCGGCTCACCGACGTCGGCGATCCCGGCGCGCCGAAACCGCTCGGCGTGCTCCCCGCCGAGCAGCTCGAACGCGCCGTCTTCAGCCCGGACGGCAAGCTGCTCGCGGTCACGAACACGAACTGGACGGCGGAACTCTGGGATGTCACCACACCCGCCGCGCCGCGGAAGCGCTCCGTCCTTTCCGGACACCAGGACCTGCAGCTCACCCCGGCGTGGAGCCCGGACGGCAAGCGGCTGATCACCACCAGCTGGGACCGGACGGCGAAGCTCTGGGACGTCGCCGACCCGGCGGCGCCCCGGCAGCTGTCGACGCTGACCACCCCGGCCGTGGTCTGGGCGGCCGGGTTCAGCCCCAGCGGCAGGCTGGTGGTGACCGCGGGGGACGACCAGTCCGTGCGCCTCTGGGACGTCACGGGACCGGCGAAGGAACTGCCGCCGCTGTCCGGGCACACGAACGCCATCTGGTGGACGGCGTTCTCCCCGGACGGCAAGACCATCGTGTCGACCAGCGCCGACCGGACCGTCCGGCTGCAGGACGTCGGCGAACTGGCGCTGGCTTCGAGCGCGGGCTGGAACGCGGGCCTGTTCACCGAACAGGGGCGGATCCTCGTCACCGCCGGGGACGACGTCCGGCTCTGGGCGATGGACGACCTCCGCGCCCCGCGACAGCTCGCGAAACTCCCCGGCCCGGCCACCGTCACCGCCCTCGCGCTGAGCCCGGACCGGAAAAGCCTCGCGCTGGCCGCGCACGACGGCGCCGGTGTCGCCGGGACGTTCGTGCTCCAGCGCTGGGACATCAGCGATCCGGCGGCGCCGAAACTGACGGCGTCGACCGGGGTGAAACCCACGTATTCGCTCGCGTTCAGCCCGGACGGCAAGACCTTCGCCTCCGGCCTCGACGACGGGCCGATCCAGCTCTGGGACGTCCATGACCCCAGCCGGTTCGCCGAACCGAGGATCCTGCCGGTCGGCGACGGCACGGTCTGGTCGCTCGCGTTCACCCCCGACGGGCGGACGCTGGTGGGCGGTCAGGGGCTCGACTCGTCGGCGGTGACGGTGTGGGACGTCGCCGATCCCCGCAAGCCCGGCCTGGTGTCGACCCTGCGACCCGACGGCGGCGCGTTGTTCAAGATGGCGCTCAGCCCCGACGGCCGCACGGTCGCCGCGGGCAGCAGCGACCGGAACGTCTACCTCTGGGACATCACCGACCGCGCGCACGCCGCGCGGCTGGCGAAACTGGGCGGCAACCCCGAAGGTGTCGGGCATCTCGCGTTCGGCCCGACCGGCAAGGAACTGGCGGCGTCGGCGTTCCGGACGGTGCGTGTCTGGGACCTGACCGATCCGCGGCACCCCGTCGAATCGGCGCAGCTCACCGGCTTCGCCGCGACGGTCAACTCGCTGGCGTACCGGGACGACGGGCATACGCTCGCGATCGGGAGCAGCGGCGTCCAGCTGTGGCAGACGGATACGGATCGCGTGGGCGAGGAGATCTGCAGGCTGGCGACGCCGAGGATCACCAGGGAAGAGTGGGAGAGGTACTTTCCGGGGCTCGACTACGCGCCACCGTGCGCGTGA
- the helR gene encoding RNA polymerase recycling motor ATPase HelR has product MSTQGHEEELRSERDYVAGLYARLDAERARVKGEFRAALGGTGGTAMERDVEVRALGRESRRLDVVDNGLCFGRLDSVAGETSHIGRIGLFDEKNDYEPVLLDWRAPAARPFYTATAATPEKMRRRRQFHTHGRELLGFTDEVFGRPGGDAEGDAALLAAVNAPRGEGMRDIVATIQSEQDEIIRHEHPGVLVIEGGPGTGKTVVALHRVAYLLYTQRERMERHGVLVVGPNPAFLHHIGRVLPSLGETDVVFMTTGDFVPGKHVTAEDGPEATRLKGSLKMLDVLKAAVADRQRLPEEPVLIDLADVTVRIDAETADWARDEARKSGLPHNEARVTFIEIVTYVLTERAIARIGRGWLSRDDRDEWERLRKDLLKELAESETFTTALDTLWPILTPESLLGSLLSSPERIRAAGADQALLRADGEAWTVSDMPLLDELVDLLGRDKSADQAAEKALAREKKAEAEYAEGVLDTMKLDREEMDEDVMLSAENLLFADELADRFVEQDTRSLVERASADRDWTYRHVVVDEAQELSEMDWRVLMRRCPNRSFTVVGDLAQRRSEAGARSWDAMLAPYVPGRWVYRSLTVNYRTPSEIMAVAASVLAEFAPEVTAPESVRSNGVQPWARQVSADSLAGAIEEFVKDEAGREGTSVVIGPPGVPGTVPASETKGLEFDAVLVVDPARILADGPRGAAELYVALTRATQRLGVLHEGALPPALTALTP; this is encoded by the coding sequence GTGTCAACTCAGGGTCATGAAGAAGAGCTCCGGTCCGAACGCGACTACGTGGCCGGGCTCTACGCGCGCCTGGACGCCGAACGCGCGCGGGTGAAGGGGGAGTTCCGGGCCGCGCTCGGGGGAACCGGCGGGACGGCCATGGAACGTGACGTCGAGGTACGCGCGCTGGGCAGGGAGTCGCGGCGGCTGGACGTCGTCGACAACGGCCTGTGCTTCGGCAGGCTGGACAGCGTCGCGGGGGAGACGTCCCACATCGGCCGCATCGGTCTCTTCGACGAGAAGAACGACTACGAACCGGTGCTGCTCGACTGGCGGGCACCGGCGGCGCGCCCGTTCTACACCGCGACCGCCGCGACGCCGGAGAAGATGCGCCGGCGTCGCCAGTTCCACACGCACGGGCGGGAGCTGCTCGGGTTCACCGACGAGGTGTTCGGCCGCCCCGGCGGCGACGCGGAAGGTGACGCGGCGCTGCTCGCGGCCGTCAACGCGCCGCGCGGCGAGGGGATGCGCGACATCGTCGCGACGATCCAGTCCGAACAGGACGAGATCATCCGGCACGAGCACCCCGGCGTGCTCGTGATCGAGGGCGGTCCGGGTACCGGGAAGACCGTGGTGGCACTGCACCGCGTCGCGTACCTGCTCTACACCCAGCGTGAGCGGATGGAACGCCACGGCGTGCTCGTGGTCGGGCCGAATCCGGCGTTCCTGCACCACATCGGCCGGGTGCTGCCGTCGCTGGGCGAGACCGACGTGGTGTTCATGACCACCGGCGATTTCGTCCCCGGCAAGCACGTCACCGCGGAGGACGGCCCGGAGGCGACGCGGCTCAAGGGGTCGCTGAAGATGCTGGACGTCCTCAAGGCCGCCGTCGCCGACCGTCAGCGGCTGCCGGAGGAGCCGGTGCTGATCGACCTGGCCGACGTCACCGTGCGGATCGACGCCGAGACCGCGGACTGGGCGAGGGACGAGGCACGCAAGAGCGGTCTGCCGCACAACGAAGCGCGGGTGACGTTCATCGAGATCGTCACCTACGTGCTGACCGAGCGGGCGATCGCGCGGATCGGGCGCGGCTGGCTGTCCAGGGACGACCGCGACGAATGGGAGCGGCTGCGGAAGGACCTGCTCAAGGAACTGGCCGAGAGCGAGACGTTCACCACCGCGCTCGACACGCTGTGGCCGATCCTGACCCCCGAAAGCCTGCTGGGCTCGCTCCTCTCGTCGCCGGAACGGATTCGCGCGGCCGGCGCCGACCAGGCGTTGCTGCGGGCCGACGGGGAAGCCTGGACGGTGTCGGACATGCCGCTGCTCGACGAACTCGTCGACCTGCTCGGCCGCGACAAAAGCGCGGACCAGGCGGCGGAAAAGGCCCTCGCGCGGGAAAAGAAGGCCGAGGCCGAGTACGCCGAAGGTGTGCTGGACACGATGAAACTCGACCGTGAGGAGATGGACGAGGACGTCATGCTGTCCGCGGAGAACCTCCTCTTCGCCGACGAACTCGCCGACCGGTTCGTCGAGCAGGACACGCGCAGCCTCGTCGAGCGTGCCTCCGCGGACCGGGACTGGACGTACCGGCACGTCGTGGTCGACGAGGCGCAGGAACTGTCCGAAATGGACTGGCGGGTGCTGATGCGGCGTTGTCCCAACCGGTCGTTCACCGTCGTCGGGGATCTGGCGCAACGCCGGTCCGAGGCCGGGGCGCGGTCGTGGGACGCGATGCTGGCGCCGTACGTGCCGGGCCGCTGGGTCTACCGGTCGCTGACGGTGAACTATCGCACGCCGTCGGAGATCATGGCCGTCGCGGCGTCGGTGCTCGCCGAATTCGCGCCCGAGGTCACGGCGCCGGAGTCGGTGCGCTCCAACGGTGTCCAGCCGTGGGCCCGTCAGGTCTCGGCGGACTCCCTGGCCGGCGCCATCGAGGAGTTCGTCAAGGACGAGGCCGGGCGTGAAGGCACCAGCGTCGTGATCGGGCCGCCGGGAGTGCCGGGGACAGTGCCCGCCTCGGAGACGAAGGGACTCGAGTTCGACGCCGTCCTCGTCGTCGACCCCGCCCGGATCCTCGCCGACGGCCCGCGCGGCGCGGCTGAGCTCTACGTCGCCCTTACCCGCGCTACGCAGCGGCTCGGCGTCCTGCACGAGGGCGCCCTGCCTCCGGCCCTGACCGCCCTGACCCCGTAA